In one window of Porites lutea chromosome 8, jaPorLute2.1, whole genome shotgun sequence DNA:
- the LOC140945575 gene encoding uncharacterized protein — MNNSASAAFKLQNQVENQGLRQMIKVLPIAIAIIVTNGLVFFLFYKRKSLRIKSNYLLLGLAVCDFLTGAVNIPYFIIFFFSAVPSRMFDQFAFWFYALHTLTAVSAAYHILVITAEKFLAIAQPLRHHIVTKKAVFKVLAGIWFISAFIAIIPLFWRNAKSKSLALIIHSSFCLALVFLVPYVFMVYAYTVMFKVVTGIT, encoded by the coding sequence ATGAACAACAGCGCAAGTGCGGCTTTCAAACTGCAAAATCAGGTGGAAAATCAAGGATTGAGACAGATGATCAAGGTTCTTCCCATCGCCATAGCAATAATTGTTACAAACGGACTcgtgtttttcttgttttataaaCGAAAGAGCCTGCGCATCAAGTCTAATTACCTTCTGCTTGGCCTAGCGGTCTGCGACTTTCTGACAGGCGCAGTAAATATTCCATActtcattattttctttttcagtgcGGTACCTTCTCGGATGTTTGATCAGTTTGCCTTTTGGTTCTACGCTCTTCACACTCTTACGGCTGTTTCGGCAGCTTATCACATTCTTGTCATAACTGCAGAAAAGTTTCTGGCAATTGCTCAGCCACTGAGACATCATATAGTCACCAAAAAGGCAGTGTTCAAAGTATTAGCGGGAATTTGGTTCATATCAGCTTTTATCGCTATAATACCGCTCTTTTGGCGGAATGCCAAATCAAAAAGCCTTGCTCTTATCATTCATTCTTCCTTTTGCCTCGCTCTCGTATTCTTGGTCCCGTATGTATTTATGGTGTACGCGTACACGGTGATGTTCAAAGTCGTCACCGgtataacctga